A window of Rhododendron vialii isolate Sample 1 chromosome 11a, ASM3025357v1 contains these coding sequences:
- the LOC131307451 gene encoding uncharacterized protein LOC131307451 isoform X3 encodes MDEHVVSMNSMMNSESFTVSTNTCGSEAVSPMEIYASSGSDQWRKKRNVHKHYTKASNEQERGCTDEEKNKKMKYVSSNNMEVNGNKNVANETMPSLDHGDQKRGMDNDACSKDVNSDTVFPCPPKGVTKKINVVEEGDTNNFNPAVDGDGVAVNRPRLEDVLAQFVYNGGRQPNGQVTNFLKTPVLRPCGDEVAVREKRHFRKKYPFISNSKGDQSGKNGAANEAFFSQRVYEKMGEGKEKHDRDVCEPVLFNNRRKKEKGLKKENSKVQVVSRYFNPSMREGLKKACPDVQVVSGYFNPPMRKRVVPSEEKHLKIKLPKILMKNGPTNVSTEVENALSDSSGGKSECAVLPKKARRASKKRTATGDEDIGKEGDSTPPHVNVLVKEREGTDEPVFSLMNSMINSESFGKLASEAVSPMEIYASSGSSKRREKRDVHKHHTKASNEQESGCTDRENKTKYVSSKKMEVNGNQNDSSETMPLLDHDDKKMGMDNDACSKDLNSHTVFTCPPKGVTKKINVVEKGDTDTSNSVFDGDGAAVNRPRLEDVLAQFEYNGGSQSNGQDTNFLKTQVFRPCGDKVAVRVKRHFRKKYPFISTNKGDQSGENGVANEAFFSQRVYEKIGEGKEKHDRAVCEPVLFNNRSKKERGLKKENSKVRVVSGYFNPPMREGLKKASPNVRVVSRYFNPSMSKQVMPSEEKHLKIKLPKKSMKNGPTNVSTEAENAFSYWSGGKSECAVLPKKARRAALVKPVLNAAQMRDEAYKRRTPDNTWKPPRSPFILLQENHAYDPWRVLVICMLLNKTTGLQVCS; translated from the coding sequence ATGGATGAGCATGTTGTCTCAATGAATTCGATGATGAATTCAGAATCATTTACGGTATCTACCAACACCTGTGGCAGTGAGGCTGTGTCGCCAATGGAGATCTATGCGAGTAGTGGTAGCGACCAgtggagaaagaagagaaatgtGCACAAACATTATACTAAGGCTTCAAATGAGCAAGAGAGGGGATGCACTGATgaggaaaagaacaagaagatgaaATATGTTTCTTCTAATAATATGGAAGTCAACGGCAACAAAAATGTTGCCAATGAGACCATGCCTTCTTTAGACCATGGTGACCAGAAGAGGGGAATGGACAATGATGCTTGCTCTAAGGATGTGAATTCCGATACTGTTTTTCCTTGTCCCCCAAAGGGagtaacaaaaaagattaaTGTGGTGGAGGAGGGCGATACTAATAATTTTAATCCGGCAGTTGATGGTGATGGTGTTGCAGTCAATAGGCCTAGGCTTGAGGATGTGCTTGCACAATTTGTGTACAATGGTGGCCGCCAGCCAAATGGGCAGGTCACAAACTTTTTGAAGACTCCGGTTCTCCGTCCTTGTGGTGATGAGGTTGCAGTTAGAGAAAAGAGGCATTTCAGGAAGAAATATCCATTCATTTCCAACAGCAAGGGTGATCAGAGCGGAAAAAATGGGGCTGCAAACGAGGCTTTCTTTTCACAGCGTGTTTATGAAAAAATGGGTGAAGGGAAAGAGAAACATGACAGGGATGTCTGTGAACCTGTCTTGTTCAACaacagaaggaaaaaagagaaaggtcTGAAGAAAGAAAATTCGAAAGTTCAGGTGGTTTCACGTTACTTCAATCCTTCAATGAGGGAAGGTCTGAAGAAAGCATGTCCTGATGTTCAGGTGGTTTCGGGTTACTTCAATCCTCCAATGAGGAAACGAGTTGTGCCAAGTGAGGAGAAGCATCTGAAAATCAAGTTGCCTAAAATATTGATGAAGAATGGGCCCACCAATGTATCAACAGAGGTAGAGAATGCACTTTCTGATTCGTCGGGAGGTAAGAGTGAATGCGCAGTACTGCCCAAAAAGGCCCGAAGAGCATCGAAAAAGAGGACCGCGACAGGTGATGAGGACATCGGAAAAGAAGGCGATTCAACTCCTCCCCACGTTAATGTGCTTGTTAAAGAAAGGGAAGGCACAGATGAGCCTGTTTTCTCCTTAATGAATTCTATGATTAATTCAGAATCATTTGGCAAACTGGCCAGTGAGGCTGTGTCCCCAATGGAGATCTATGCGAGTAGTGGTAGCagcaagaggagagagaagagagatgtGCACAAACATCATACAAAGGCTTCAAATGAGCAAGAGAGTGGATGCACTGATAGGGAAAATAAGACAAAATACGTTTCTTCTAAGAAAATGGAAGTCAACGGCAACCAAAATGATTCCAGTGAGACTATGCCTTTGTTAGACCATGATGACAAGAAGATGGGAATGGACAATGATGCTTGCTCTAAGGACCTGAATTCCCATACTGTTTTTACTTGTCCCCCTAAGGGagtaacaaaaaagattaaTGTGGTGGAGAAGGGCGATACTGATACTTCAAATTCAGTATTTGATGGTGATGGTGCTGCAGTCAATAGGCCTCGGCTTGAGGATGTGCTTGCACAATTTGAATACAATGGCGGCAGCCAGTCAAATGGGCAAGACACTAACTTTTTGAAGACACAGGTTTTCCGTCCTTGTGGTGATAAGGTTGCAGTTAGAGTAAAGAGGCATTTCAGGAAGAAATATCCATTCATTTCCACCAATAAAGGTGATCAGAGTGGAGAAAATGGGGTTGCAAACGAAGCTTTCTTTTCACAGCGTGTTTATGAAAAAATAGGCGAGGGGAAAGAGAAACATGACAGGGCAGTCTGTGAACCCGTCTTGTTCAACAACAGaagtaaaaaagagagaggtctGAAGAAAGAAAATTCTAAAGTTCGGGTGGTTTCAGGTTACTTTAATCCTCCAATGAGGGAAGGTCTGAAGAAAGCTAGTCCTAATGTTCGGGTGGTTTCGCGTTACTTCAATCCTTCAATGAGTAAACAAGTTATGCCAAGTGAGGAGAAGCATCTGAAAATCAAGTTGCCTAAAAAAAGCATGAAGAATGGGCCCACCAATGTATCCACAGAGGCAGAGAATGCTTTTTCTTATTGGTCGGGAGGTAAAAGTGAATGTGCAGTACTGCCCAAGAAGGCCCGAAGAGCAGCATTGGTTAAACCCGTATTAAATGCTGCCCAGATGCGAGATGAAGCTTACAAAAGAAGAACTCCTGATAACACATGGAAGCCTCCCCGCTCCCCTTTCATTCTCCTACAAGAGAATCATGCTTACGATCCTTGGAGGGTATTGGTGATATGTATGCTTCTTAATAAAACAACTGGTCTGCAG